One part of the Cellvibrionales bacterium genome encodes these proteins:
- a CDS encoding DUF1631 family protein: MSVDVLLQEALTQGRFSTAEVSAGDERTRATLLARLVGLQNVDLPLDESLEQAVQRPGVLVLSQQEANLLYFCDQVFEQGQSQNDLEPELLQPFLALRPLVAGLLLREPAVLRDLQHPLFRLLDQLWDAGRYWSAELGKPGEKYRQRLEEMLQRLRQADPATAPFQTWLDELAAQLAKDFQRADTLVDRIRQTALGTLAGEEADYAVRQQIRTLLARAPMPDVVEELLKGPLLHSMKVVYLSKGKASDDWKLIVRVGELLVDSMLGAEDEAGMQQVYQTIPKVIPQLVKQLVSISDAAELETWVTRIEKLHMQILLGNKVEVRPAEPLSELGAAAGVAANVGSALLDQVKQIPEGQWLIYARDNNERLRCRLILKSTDGERLLFANVLGAKCMEKTLEEFAYLLTGRQIILLDADNNFSQVFRDTVALFLQLYQRQTLLQAELGERQRVEQERRRQAKEKAQREAERIAQERLEAQARAEEAARKAAEEQAKIAEAAARQAAEEARKKAEEAERAATEAAQHAKAVAEKEAKVTAERKRKEEEAERDRQLQEEKQARIDEWETAQQAVRALGIGAWVDIEIDGERQRCKLAAVINASDKLIFVGRDGKKLAEPRRDELIKMLLDNKARVVQQGDQFENSLAKVIQTLRKD; this comes from the coding sequence ATGTCTGTTGATGTACTGCTGCAAGAAGCGCTAACGCAAGGGCGATTTTCCACCGCTGAAGTGAGCGCGGGTGATGAGCGCACCCGCGCCACGCTATTGGCGCGTTTGGTGGGTTTGCAGAATGTGGATTTGCCGCTCGATGAATCGCTGGAGCAAGCAGTGCAGCGTCCGGGTGTGCTGGTGCTGTCACAGCAGGAAGCCAATTTGCTGTATTTCTGCGATCAGGTTTTTGAGCAGGGGCAATCGCAAAACGATTTGGAACCTGAGCTGTTGCAGCCTTTTCTTGCGCTGCGACCACTGGTGGCAGGGTTGCTGTTGCGCGAGCCTGCTGTGTTGCGCGATTTGCAACACCCGCTGTTTCGTTTGTTGGATCAGCTGTGGGATGCCGGTCGCTACTGGAGTGCAGAGCTCGGCAAGCCGGGAGAAAAATATCGCCAGCGTTTGGAAGAAATGTTGCAGCGTTTGCGTCAAGCCGATCCGGCCACTGCGCCGTTTCAAACTTGGTTGGATGAATTGGCTGCGCAATTAGCGAAAGACTTTCAGCGCGCCGACACACTGGTGGATCGTATTCGTCAAACGGCGCTGGGTACGCTGGCGGGTGAAGAAGCTGATTATGCAGTGCGACAACAAATTCGCACGCTGCTGGCGCGCGCGCCGATGCCCGATGTAGTGGAAGAATTACTGAAAGGCCCTCTATTGCACTCCATGAAAGTGGTGTATCTCAGCAAGGGGAAAGCCAGCGATGACTGGAAGCTCATTGTGCGCGTGGGCGAGTTGTTGGTGGATTCTATGCTGGGTGCAGAAGATGAAGCCGGCATGCAGCAGGTGTATCAAACCATTCCCAAAGTGATTCCTCAGCTCGTCAAACAACTGGTGAGTATTTCGGATGCTGCGGAATTAGAAACTTGGGTGACACGCATTGAAAAACTGCACATGCAAATTTTGCTGGGTAATAAAGTAGAAGTGCGCCCTGCGGAGCCATTATCGGAGCTTGGAGCAGCAGCGGGTGTGGCCGCCAATGTTGGCAGTGCGTTGTTGGATCAGGTGAAACAGATCCCCGAAGGACAATGGCTAATTTATGCGCGTGACAATAATGAACGCCTGCGCTGCCGTTTGATTTTGAAATCGACGGATGGCGAACGCTTGCTATTTGCCAATGTGCTCGGCGCAAAATGTATGGAAAAAACGCTAGAGGAGTTTGCGTATTTGTTGACGGGCAGACAAATCATTTTGTTGGATGCCGACAATAATTTTTCACAAGTCTTTCGCGATACGGTCGCGCTATTTTTGCAGTTGTATCAACGGCAAACGCTGTTGCAAGCAGAGTTGGGCGAGCGGCAGCGCGTTGAGCAGGAGCGCCGTCGGCAGGCCAAAGAAAAAGCGCAGCGCGAAGCTGAGCGCATTGCACAAGAGCGTTTAGAAGCGCAGGCGCGCGCCGAAGAAGCTGCACGCAAAGCCGCAGAAGAGCAAGCAAAAATCGCAGAAGCAGCAGCCCGACAAGCTGCTGAAGAAGCGCGCAAAAAAGCTGAAGAAGCCGAGCGCGCTGCGACAGAGGCGGCGCAACATGCCAAAGCCGTAGCAGAAAAAGAAGCTAAAGTTACCGCCGAGCGCAAACGCAAAGAAGAAGAGGCGGAGCGCGATCGACAGTTGCAGGAAGAAAAGCAGGCGCGCATTGACGAATGGGAAACCGCGCAGCAGGCTGTGCGCGCACTCGGCATTGGCGCGTGGGTGGATATTGAAATCGACGGCGAACGCCAGCGCTGCAAATTGGCGGCGGTGATCAATGCTTCGGATAAATTGATTTTTGTGGGGCGCGACGGCAAGAAATTAGCCGAACCGCGTCGCGATGAATTGATCAAAATGCTGTTAGATAACAAAGCGCGCGTGGTGCAGCAGGGCGATCAATTTGAAAACTCATTAGCCAAAGTCATTCAAACACTGCGAAAAGATTAA